One Deltaproteobacteria bacterium genomic window carries:
- a CDS encoding S-adenosylmethionine decarboxylase yields MIKKYGKELVLDLFGCSDRILSKRDIKRFVYELCDLIKMKRYKDAYVCYFGNKYSKGYSIFQFIETSSVTGHFSDEYKSAYLNIFSCKPFNSKEVAAFAKIYFNASKYKYKEINR; encoded by the coding sequence ATGATAAAAAAATATGGCAAGGAATTAGTGTTAGATTTATTTGGCTGCTCTGACAGGATATTGTCCAAAAGAGATATAAAGAGGTTTGTTTATGAATTGTGCGATCTGATTAAGATGAAAAGATATAAAGACGCTTATGTGTGTTATTTTGGCAATAAATATTCAAAGGGATATTCTATATTCCAATTCATAGAGACAAGCTCTGTTACTGGGCATTTTTCAGATGAATACAAATCGGCATACTTGAATATCTTTTCCTGTAAGCCTTTTAACAGTAAAGAGGTTGCAGCTTTTGCGAAGATTTATTTTAATGCCTCAAAATATAAATATAAGGAAATAAATAGATGA
- a CDS encoding phosphoadenosine phosphosulfate reductase family protein codes for MNLVKETLQKLELIFFNYNNPVILCSFGKDSIVLLHLARQIKKDIPVILWRENSQLKKYEFANRIIDEWHLKVYDFPPAINDIVYRHGKMDGVGFYMIGGNYVYKAIELSNPNGHFACSMEDILMKPTCERYNFKWDAVLSGHKKADIDALLGKVELKTDLIQSGNVSLCYPLFDWTDADIWEYIHSNNVPYNEKRYGKDGVEFKDKTYNENYHAACVKCLDPNEQENVYCEKEKKEVQNMGKLIDYKKRLKAYTETLKEYMNLEEV; via the coding sequence ATGAACCTTGTCAAAGAAACACTTCAAAAACTTGAGTTGATATTTTTCAATTATAACAATCCTGTTATATTATGTAGTTTCGGGAAGGACTCTATTGTGCTTTTGCATTTAGCAAGGCAGATAAAAAAAGACATACCTGTTATTTTATGGAGGGAAAATTCACAATTAAAGAAATATGAATTTGCCAATCGGATTATAGATGAGTGGCATTTAAAGGTTTATGACTTTCCGCCTGCCATAAACGATATTGTTTATAGGCATGGCAAGATGGACGGAGTGGGCTTTTACATGATAGGCGGTAATTATGTATATAAGGCAATAGAACTTTCCAATCCTAACGGACATTTTGCCTGCTCAATGGAAGATATTTTAATGAAGCCTACTTGTGAGAGATATAATTTTAAATGGGACGCTGTATTGTCTGGACATAAAAAGGCTGATATAGATGCCTTGCTGGGCAAGGTGGAATTGAAAACAGACCTCATACAATCAGGGAATGTGAGCTTATGTTATCCGTTATTTGACTGGACTGACGCTGATATTTGGGAATATATCCATAGTAACAATGTTCCATATAACGAAAAGAGATATGGTAAAGATGGTGTTGAGTTTAAGGATAAGACCTACAATGAAAACTATCATGCGGCGTGTGTTAAATGCCTTGACCCGAATGAGCAGGAGAATGTTTACTGTGAGAAAGAAAAGAAGGAAGTGCAGAATATGGGCAAACTCATTGACTACAAAAAGAGGCTTAAGGCGTATACAGAGACATTGAAAGAATATATGAATTTAGAGGAGGTATAG